A window of the Tunturibacter empetritectus genome harbors these coding sequences:
- the alaC gene encoding alanine transaminase — protein sequence MEEFRRLTRLPAYVFNITSELKAAARKRGEDIIDFGMGNPDGATPKHIVDKLIEAAQRTATHRYSLSRGVPRLRRAICNWYKRRYDVDLDPETEAIVTIGSKEGIAHLCLAVLDDEDTVAVPNPSYPIHIFGPVIAGSKVQSIPMRGGTAEALLEELEHDLPRMEPRPKLLILNFPSNPTAQCVELSFFERIVALCRELGIYIIHDLAYADIVFDGYRAPSILEVPGAKEIAVEFFTLSKSYNMPGWRVGFMVGNSKLVAALGRIKSYFDYGTFTPIQVAAICALDGPQECVAEIRDIYRERRDVLVPGLNKLGWPVELPKATMFAWAKIPEQYKGLGSIEFSKKLLLEAKVAVSPGVGFGEHGDGHVRFSLIENEERTRQALRGIKQMFKAG from the coding sequence ATGGAAGAATTTCGAAGGCTGACACGGCTGCCGGCGTATGTCTTCAACATCACAAGTGAGCTGAAGGCTGCGGCGCGCAAGCGTGGTGAGGACATTATTGATTTCGGGATGGGGAATCCCGATGGCGCGACGCCGAAACATATTGTAGACAAGCTGATTGAAGCGGCGCAACGGACGGCTACGCACCGGTACTCGTTGTCGCGTGGCGTTCCTCGACTGCGTCGGGCGATTTGTAACTGGTACAAGCGGCGCTACGATGTGGATCTGGATCCGGAGACCGAAGCGATCGTTACGATCGGCTCGAAGGAGGGGATCGCGCACCTTTGCCTGGCGGTGCTGGATGACGAAGATACCGTCGCTGTGCCGAATCCCAGCTATCCTATTCATATCTTTGGGCCGGTGATTGCGGGCTCGAAGGTGCAGAGCATTCCTATGCGGGGCGGTACTGCGGAGGCGCTGCTGGAGGAGTTGGAGCATGATCTGCCACGCATGGAGCCGCGGCCGAAGCTGCTGATTCTGAACTTTCCCTCGAACCCTACGGCGCAATGTGTGGAGCTTTCGTTCTTTGAGCGGATCGTGGCGCTGTGCAGGGAGTTGGGGATTTATATCATTCACGATCTGGCCTATGCGGACATTGTGTTTGATGGATATCGTGCGCCAAGTATTTTAGAAGTGCCTGGGGCTAAGGAGATTGCGGTTGAGTTCTTTACGCTCTCAAAAAGTTACAATATGCCTGGGTGGCGAGTAGGCTTCATGGTGGGAAACTCCAAGCTGGTCGCGGCCTTGGGGCGCATCAAGAGCTACTTCGACTATGGGACGTTTACGCCGATTCAGGTGGCGGCGATCTGTGCGCTGGATGGGCCGCAGGAGTGTGTAGCGGAGATTCGCGATATTTACAGGGAACGGCGGGATGTTCTAGTGCCGGGGCTGAATAAGCTGGGATGGCCGGTGGAGTTGCCGAAGGCGACCATGTTTGCTTGGGCTAAGATTCCGGAGCAGTACAAAGGGCTTGGATCTATTGAGTTTTCGAAGAAGCTGCTGCTGGAGGCGAAGGTCGCGGTGAGCCCTGGGGTGGGTTTTGGCGAGCATGGGGATGGGCATGTGCGGTTTTCGCTGATTGAAAATGAGGAGCGGACGCGGCAGGCGCTGCGGGGGATCAAGCAGATGTTCAAGGCGGGTTGA
- a CDS encoding KpsF/GutQ family sugar-phosphate isomerase, with product MSSKATTASDTPRPSEFVRIEAAALNELALRLDTTMLAPFTQAIDRLLQAATNQSRVTLSGIGKSGIIARKIAATFRSTGTPAHFLHAAEAIHGDLGMLAPGDIVIALSYSGETEELLRLLPTLKRLNATLIAISGCASSTLAQASNIFLDSRVSTEACTLNLAPTASTTVMLALGDALALEVSRLRKWTPEDFADLHPGGRLGRRLARVRELMHTGDALPQVGEATPMPQVIYEMSRKKLGMTTVLKDGHLAGMISDGDLRRLLERDGSHALEHTAAEIMNSQPHTIAENTLASSALAIMEEKKITSLIVVASGGRVEGVVHLHDLWTLQLT from the coding sequence ATGTCCAGCAAAGCCACCACCGCATCCGACACACCGCGTCCCTCCGAGTTCGTCCGCATCGAGGCAGCCGCTCTCAACGAGCTCGCCCTCCGCCTCGACACCACGATGCTCGCCCCGTTCACCCAGGCCATCGATCGTCTCCTTCAAGCCGCTACGAATCAGAGCCGCGTCACCCTCAGCGGCATTGGCAAGAGCGGCATCATCGCCCGCAAGATCGCCGCCACTTTTCGCTCCACAGGCACGCCGGCGCACTTCCTCCACGCTGCCGAAGCGATTCACGGCGACCTCGGCATGCTCGCGCCCGGCGACATCGTGATAGCCCTCTCCTATAGCGGCGAAACCGAAGAGTTGCTCCGCCTCCTCCCCACCCTCAAACGCCTCAACGCCACACTGATCGCCATCAGCGGCTGCGCCAGCTCTACCCTCGCCCAAGCCAGTAACATCTTTCTCGACTCCCGCGTCTCCACCGAAGCCTGCACCCTCAACCTCGCACCCACCGCCTCCACCACCGTTATGCTCGCTCTTGGCGACGCCCTCGCCCTCGAAGTAAGCCGCCTCCGTAAGTGGACACCGGAAGACTTCGCCGACCTCCACCCCGGCGGCCGCCTCGGCAGACGCCTTGCCCGCGTCCGCGAGCTGATGCACACCGGCGATGCGCTCCCTCAGGTCGGCGAAGCTACACCCATGCCGCAGGTCATCTACGAGATGTCGCGAAAGAAACTCGGCATGACCACCGTGCTCAAAGATGGCCACCTTGCCGGCATGATCTCCGACGGCGACCTCCGCAGGCTCCTCGAGCGCGACGGCTCCCACGCCCTCGAACACACCGCAGCCGAGATCATGAACTCACAGCCTCACACCATCGCAGAGAACACCCTGGCCTCCTCAGCCCTGGCCATCATGGAGGAAAAGAAGATCACCTCACTCATCGTCGTAGCTTCAGGCGGCCGGGTAGAAGGTGTCGTCCACCTCCACGACCTGTGGACCTTGCAACTCACCTGA
- a CDS encoding protein-disulfide reductase DsbD N-terminal domain-containing protein yields MGLMRSFAGLLIGLPVVLTAQQVGNLDAPVVKPKSYVVYGAEPQSVAAGKRSVLELHFRVLDGYHVNSHTPKSELLIPTRIELQPAAGVKTEAVEYPVGTSYSFSFDPTEKLDVYTGAFTVKLPVVAEAGTHTVDATLRYQACDHAACYPPKSLPVQVIFTAK; encoded by the coding sequence ATGGGATTGATGAGGTCCTTCGCGGGATTGCTGATTGGGTTGCCGGTTGTGTTGACGGCGCAGCAGGTCGGGAATCTTGATGCTCCTGTTGTAAAGCCGAAGTCGTATGTTGTGTATGGGGCGGAGCCGCAGAGTGTTGCGGCAGGGAAGCGCAGCGTGCTGGAGCTGCACTTTCGCGTGCTGGATGGCTATCACGTAAATTCGCATACGCCGAAGTCGGAGCTGTTGATTCCGACCAGGATTGAACTGCAGCCGGCGGCTGGAGTGAAGACTGAGGCGGTTGAGTACCCGGTTGGTACTTCGTACAGCTTTAGCTTCGACCCGACGGAGAAGCTGGATGTATATACGGGTGCGTTTACTGTGAAGTTGCCGGTGGTGGCGGAGGCGGGGACGCATACGGTGGATGCAACGTTGCGGTACCAGGCGTGCGATCATGCGGCGTGCTATCCGCCGAAGAGTCTGCCGGTTCAGGTGATCTTCACGGCGAAGTAA
- a CDS encoding nuclear transport factor 2 family protein: MAYMQIADHLKSLEERLLDPNIRRDSNAVASQLTDDFVEFGSSGRVFDKATILEDLKAEPPHPASLLSDFKTRELAPNVVLATYKATRRNAAGELIGQSWRSSIWTLINGQWQITFHQGTPIPAAPIPTTPNPPAPQK, translated from the coding sequence ATGGCCTACATGCAAATCGCCGACCACCTGAAGTCCCTCGAAGAACGGCTCCTCGACCCAAACATCCGCCGCGACTCGAACGCCGTCGCCTCCCAACTGACCGACGACTTCGTCGAGTTCGGCAGCTCAGGCCGAGTCTTCGACAAAGCCACCATCCTCGAAGACCTGAAAGCCGAACCTCCCCACCCAGCCTCCCTCCTCTCCGACTTCAAAACCCGGGAACTAGCCCCCAACGTCGTCCTCGCCACCTACAAAGCCACCCGCCGCAATGCCGCCGGAGAACTCATCGGCCAATCCTGGCGCAGCTCCATCTGGACCCTCATCAACGGCCAATGGCAGATTACCTTCCACCAAGGAACTCCAATTCCAGCCGCACCCATCCCCACCACCCCAAATCCACCTGCACCCCAAAAATAA
- a CDS encoding TlpA family protein disulfide reductase, translating into MKRSGLVFGVMVVGIALLLWAGWHNLRERRLAMQQAQENHVVLVPEKAGSAAQDSQSPEAEAMQMRGKVAPAFTLATLDGKKVSLSDYKGRPVLVNFWATWCGPCKVEMPWFEEFRKQYAAQGFEILGLADDVDAGKDAIAKVAQKTGVTYPILLTDGKIQKAYGGPDGMDYLPMSFYVDKNGVIVEETAGLGSKDEIEAHIKKIVASEATAAGGQ; encoded by the coding sequence GTGAAGCGGAGCGGATTGGTCTTTGGTGTGATGGTGGTTGGGATTGCGCTGCTGTTGTGGGCAGGGTGGCACAATCTGCGCGAGCGAAGGCTTGCGATGCAACAGGCTCAGGAAAACCACGTGGTTCTTGTGCCGGAGAAGGCGGGATCGGCGGCGCAGGATTCGCAGTCTCCTGAAGCGGAGGCGATGCAGATGCGCGGCAAGGTTGCACCTGCGTTTACGCTTGCGACTTTGGATGGCAAGAAGGTTTCGCTGAGCGATTATAAGGGCCGGCCGGTGCTGGTGAACTTCTGGGCGACTTGGTGTGGGCCCTGCAAGGTGGAGATGCCGTGGTTTGAAGAGTTTCGCAAACAGTATGCGGCGCAGGGCTTTGAGATCCTCGGACTTGCTGACGATGTTGATGCTGGTAAAGACGCGATCGCTAAGGTGGCACAGAAGACTGGCGTGACCTATCCCATTTTGCTGACCGATGGGAAGATTCAGAAGGCTTATGGCGGACCGGATGGGATGGACTACCTGCCGATGTCGTTTTATGTCGATAAAAATGGCGTGATCGTCGAAGAGACGGCTGGACTTGGCAGCAAGGATGAGATCGAGGCGCACATCAAGAAGATCGTTGCTTCGGAAGCGACGGCGGCGGGTGGACAGTGA
- a CDS encoding S53 family peptidase: protein MKHLRRVLLPLLTVALLVSSLPSFSQTPASQTSFAQTPEPRIKGAITGSSRAVLANSRTPRVRDAEDRGAVASNTPIPGITLVFKRSPTQEANLQELLAAQQNTASPLYHQWLTPETFATRFGVAAEDIAATQSWLTSRGFHIDSVSRSRDRITFSGTAAQVQAAFSTELHHYRTTEGEQHFAPAADLTLPAELVPVTAAVLHLSDFRPKPNVKIRPHPDYTAAPTQIHYLGPQDITVMYDLNPLYQISSGTGQGLAVVGQSYVNLSEGVSYFRGNLAPGTVNISTVLVPNSGVEATSPGDEGESEIDLEYSSGIATNANIFLVYVGSNQNFDVFDALSFAITENIAPVVSISYGICEQLLSASELSQNNALFEEAASQGQTLVASSGDSGSTACASFPSSEATTAQQQALAVSFPASSPYVTAVGGTQMAPGTFTSGANSYWDGATSSDVISSLLSYVPEVAWNEDSASNGIAAGGGGASTVFPRPTWQSAFPGIPAGSFRLLPDIALQSSIDNPGFLFCTTDPSLADLQGLTNSCANGLLGSNNKYTVAGGTSFAAPIFAGYIALLNGAKNATGQGNVNTMLYTLASTPTTYATAFHDITSGTNACLPVAAVCSTPGQSNYAAATGYDQATGLGSIDFNALTKVWPASSAANLLPTVVNLTVSPTAAAVAEPVSIQIGIGPLYAQTAINVPTGSVSVSVDGVVAQASLALSANSTATYSLIAPSTPGYHLIVVTYSGDATHSTSTSTYSLLAGSVTATGSFSVSAANLTVANGSQGSIPISATPAAGYSGRVAWSLAASTTNGTAEVCYTIRPSTTSNLNAATLTIFVGSACNSPSPAVRSNLRPIHPGVAAKREAPYPWRKTQIALYAGLILCGFLARHRRKIPLSLLLALASLTCIATTLTGCGGGSGGNNPGTPPAVSSNATTYTLTLTGKDSVNTSITASTTFTLTVN from the coding sequence ATGAAGCACCTTCGTCGAGTACTCCTGCCACTCCTTACCGTGGCCCTGCTGGTTTCCTCTCTGCCCTCGTTCTCCCAAACCCCAGCCTCCCAAACCTCTTTCGCGCAAACGCCGGAACCCCGAATCAAAGGCGCCATCACCGGCTCATCCCGCGCAGTCCTTGCAAACTCACGCACCCCAAGAGTGCGCGACGCTGAGGACCGCGGCGCCGTCGCCTCCAACACCCCCATCCCAGGCATCACTCTGGTCTTCAAACGCTCGCCCACGCAGGAAGCCAACCTGCAAGAGCTTCTCGCCGCCCAGCAGAACACGGCCTCACCGCTCTACCACCAGTGGCTCACCCCGGAGACCTTCGCCACCCGCTTCGGCGTCGCAGCGGAGGACATTGCAGCCACTCAAAGCTGGCTCACCTCACGCGGCTTTCACATCGACAGCGTATCCCGCAGCCGCGACCGCATCACCTTCTCCGGCACCGCCGCGCAAGTCCAGGCAGCCTTCAGCACCGAGCTCCACCACTACCGCACCACTGAAGGCGAGCAACACTTCGCCCCCGCCGCCGATCTCACCCTCCCCGCCGAACTCGTCCCCGTCACCGCAGCCGTACTCCACCTCTCCGACTTCCGCCCCAAACCAAACGTAAAAATCCGCCCCCATCCGGACTACACCGCCGCCCCAACTCAGATTCACTATCTCGGCCCGCAGGACATCACGGTGATGTACGACCTAAACCCTCTCTACCAAATATCCTCCGGTACAGGTCAGGGGTTAGCTGTCGTTGGCCAGTCCTATGTGAATCTCTCCGAAGGAGTCAGCTATTTTCGGGGCAACCTCGCCCCGGGAACGGTCAACATCAGTACGGTTCTGGTTCCAAACTCCGGTGTCGAAGCCACCTCACCCGGCGATGAAGGGGAATCGGAGATCGATCTCGAGTACTCCTCCGGCATAGCAACAAATGCGAACATATTTCTTGTCTATGTCGGTAGCAACCAGAACTTCGACGTCTTCGATGCGCTTTCCTTCGCCATCACAGAAAACATCGCTCCAGTGGTAAGCATCAGCTACGGCATCTGTGAACAGCTTCTAAGCGCAAGTGAACTCAGTCAGAACAATGCGTTGTTCGAAGAGGCGGCATCGCAGGGCCAGACTCTGGTGGCTTCCTCAGGAGATAGCGGCTCGACTGCTTGTGCCTCGTTTCCCTCTTCGGAGGCCACCACGGCACAGCAGCAAGCTCTGGCAGTCAGCTTTCCGGCAAGCAGCCCCTACGTCACAGCAGTGGGCGGCACTCAAATGGCGCCCGGCACCTTTACTTCTGGGGCGAACTCCTATTGGGATGGCGCCACCAGCTCTGATGTCATCAGTTCGTTGCTGTCCTACGTTCCAGAGGTGGCTTGGAACGAAGACTCCGCCTCGAATGGCATTGCTGCAGGCGGAGGAGGCGCCAGCACAGTGTTTCCCCGGCCCACATGGCAGAGCGCCTTTCCTGGCATCCCCGCAGGCTCCTTCCGTCTCCTCCCCGACATTGCGCTTCAGTCCTCCATCGATAATCCGGGCTTTCTCTTTTGCACCACTGACCCCTCCCTCGCCGATCTGCAGGGTCTGACTAACAGTTGCGCTAACGGACTTCTAGGGAGCAACAACAAATACACTGTCGCCGGAGGAACCAGCTTTGCCGCTCCCATCTTCGCAGGCTACATCGCCCTTCTGAACGGAGCCAAAAACGCCACCGGGCAAGGCAACGTCAACACCATGCTGTACACCCTGGCCAGCACACCAACCACATATGCGACCGCTTTTCACGACATCACCTCCGGCACCAACGCATGCCTGCCCGTGGCCGCTGTCTGTTCCACACCTGGCCAGTCGAACTACGCTGCCGCCACAGGTTATGACCAGGCGACAGGCCTTGGCAGCATCGATTTCAATGCGTTGACGAAGGTCTGGCCCGCCAGCAGCGCAGCCAATCTCCTCCCCACAGTCGTGAACCTCACCGTATCGCCGACAGCAGCTGCCGTGGCCGAACCCGTATCGATCCAGATAGGCATCGGCCCCCTGTACGCACAGACCGCAATCAACGTGCCCACCGGCAGCGTCTCAGTGTCGGTCGATGGCGTCGTGGCTCAGGCCTCTTTGGCTCTCTCAGCCAATTCAACCGCCACTTACAGCCTTATCGCACCGTCAACTCCTGGCTATCACCTGATAGTCGTCACCTACTCAGGCGACGCGACCCACTCCACCTCCACCTCCACCTATTCCTTGCTGGCAGGAAGCGTAACCGCCACCGGCAGCTTCAGCGTGTCAGCCGCCAATCTCACCGTTGCAAACGGCAGCCAGGGAAGCATCCCAATCAGCGCAACGCCCGCTGCGGGCTACAGTGGCCGGGTCGCCTGGTCTCTCGCTGCCTCCACGACGAATGGCACAGCGGAAGTGTGTTACACCATCCGTCCATCAACCACCAGCAACCTGAACGCGGCAACGCTCACCATCTTCGTAGGTTCGGCATGCAACTCCCCATCCCCCGCAGTGCGCTCGAACCTTCGCCCCATCCACCCTGGCGTTGCCGCGAAGCGGGAAGCTCCATACCCCTGGCGCAAGACGCAGATCGCGCTCTACGCCGGGCTGATACTCTGCGGCTTTCTCGCACGACACCGGCGTAAGATCCCCCTGTCGCTGCTTCTAGCTCTGGCATCTCTCACCTGCATCGCCACCACCCTCACCGGCTGCGGCGGAGGCAGCGGCGGAAACAACCCCGGCACGCCACCTGCAGTATCGTCCAACGCAACCACCTACACCCTCACCCTCACAGGAAAAGACTCCGTCAACACGTCCATCACCGCCTCCACCACCTTCACCCTCACGGTGAACTAA
- a CDS encoding DUF1569 domain-containing protein, with the protein MKNLFEASAVDEVKGRMAQLRPDSAAQWGRMNAAQAVEHCARGMELALGDRRPPRMLIGRILGPVIKPMAFRDGEPMRKNSPTVPGLVVEEERDLETERERLCGLIDRFAAAGQAGCTTHPHSFFGRLTPQEWSAWMYKHLDHHLRQFGA; encoded by the coding sequence ATGAAAAATCTCTTTGAAGCGTCGGCAGTGGACGAGGTGAAGGGGCGGATGGCGCAGTTGCGACCGGATAGCGCGGCGCAGTGGGGCAGGATGAATGCAGCGCAGGCGGTGGAGCATTGTGCGAGGGGGATGGAGTTGGCGTTAGGAGATCGGCGCCCGCCGCGGATGTTGATTGGGAGGATTTTGGGGCCGGTGATAAAGCCGATGGCGTTTCGAGATGGGGAGCCGATGCGCAAGAACTCGCCTACGGTGCCGGGGCTGGTAGTGGAGGAGGAACGGGATCTGGAGACGGAACGGGAGCGGTTGTGCGGGCTGATCGACCGCTTTGCTGCGGCCGGACAGGCGGGTTGCACTACACATCCGCATAGCTTCTTCGGGAGATTGACGCCGCAGGAGTGGTCGGCTTGGATGTACAAGCACCTGGACCATCACCTGCGGCAGTTTGGGGCTTAG